A window of the Fusarium poae strain DAOMC 252244 chromosome 3, whole genome shotgun sequence genome harbors these coding sequences:
- a CDS encoding hypothetical protein (MEROPS:MER0011806~BUSCO:16952at5125) codes for MCGVSGILLGDQEATSAAIDLHESLYYLQHRGQDAAGIAVCQGGRVSQCKGLGMASKVFSDGRRLEHLPGYMGLGHVRYPTMGTASASEAQPFYVNAPFGISMSVNGNLVNTEYLRKFLDEEAHRHVNSDSDSELLLNIFAHGLQQLGKTRANSEDIFTALGDVYAKCQGAFACTAMIAGFGILAFRDANGIRPLCIGSRPSATLSDTKDYMVASESVVLKQLGFEDIIDILPGQACFLQKGCAPKFRQIINDRPYTPDCFEFVYVARPDSTMDGISVYRSRQNMGEKLAKKIRAVLGEKAVEEIDAVIPVPETSNIAAATLAEKLGKPYVTALIKNRYVQRTFILPNQALRMKSVRRKLSPIDSEFRGKNLIIVDDSVVRGTTSRQIVQMARDAGAVKVIFVSASPECMHPHIYGIDLADPIDLVAHGRTTKEIADYIGADEVIFQDLDGKDGLKAACMDAAETTSKVEDFEVGVFCGRYVTEVPEGYFEHLSDLRNGKRKAKAALTEIKAGGDEGANVVVSSGPTNGPPASDEREDISLHNMASEQMTTS; via the exons ATGTGTGGTGTTTCGGGTATTTTG CTGGGTGACCAGGAAGCTACTTCTGCCGCTATCGATTTGCACGAATCTTTGTATTACCTCCAACAT CGAGGACAAGATGCGGCAGGTATTGCTGTTTGCCAGGGAGGAAGAGTCTCCCAGTGTAAGGGTCTGGGAATGGCCAGCAAGGTCTTTTCCGATGGCCGACGACTTGAGCATCTGCCCGGATATATGG GCCTGGGACATGTCCGCTACCCCACCATGGGCACCGCTTCTGC ATCCGAGGCTCAGCCCTTCTACGTGAATGCGCCATTCGGAATCTCAATGAGCGTCAACGGTAACCTCGTCAACACCGAATACCTCCGCAAATTCCTCGACGAAGAAGCCCACCGACATGTCAACTCCGATTCCGACTCTGAGCTCCT TCTCAACATCTTCGCACACGGACTTCAGCAGCTCGGCAAGACTCGCGCCAACTCTGAAGATATCTTCACTGCTCTGGGCGATGTATATGCGAAATGCCAGGGCGCTTTTGCCTGCACTGCCATGATCGCTGGCTTCGGTATCCTGGCTTTCCG TGACGCCAACGGCATTCGACCCCTTTGCATTGGTTCCCGACCTTCCGCCACTCTGTCCGATACCAAGGATTACATGGTTGCTTCCGAATCTGTCGTTCTCaagcagcttggcttcgaggatattatcgatatTCTTCCTGGACAGGCCTGCTTTTTGCAAAAGGGCTGTGCTCCCAAATTCCGCCAGATCATCAATGACCGACCTTACACCCCCGATTGCTTCGAGTTTGTTTACGTTGCCCGCCCTGACTCAACTATGGACGGTATCTCCGTCTACCGCAGCCGACAAAACATGGGAGAGAAGCTGGCCAAGAAGATCCGCGCGGTTCTTGGAGAGAAGGCAGTTGAAGAGATCGACGCTG TTATTCCAGTACCTGAG ACAAGTAACATTGCTGCTGCAACTCTTGCTGAGAAGCTCGGCAAGCCATATGTGACTGCTCTTATCAAGAACCGATACGTCCAAAGGACTTTCATTCTCCCCAACCAAGCTCTCCGAATGAAGAGCGTCCGCCGAAAGCTTTCACCCATCGACTCGGAGTTCCGCGGCAAGAACTTGATTATAGTGGATGACAGTGTCGTCCGTGGAA CTACCTCACGACAAATTGTCCAGATGGCTAGGGATGCTGGTGCTGTTAAGGTTATCTTTGTTTCAGCCTCTCCCGAATGCATGCACCCTCACATC TATGGTATCGATCTCGCGGACCCAATTG ACCTGGTTGCTCACGGTCGAACAACAAAGGAAATTGCCGATTATATCGGTGCTGACGAGGTCATCTTCCAGGACCTTGATGGCAAGGACGGATTGAAGGCTGCTTGTATGGACGCTGCCGAAACCACAAGCAAGGTTGAAGACTTTGAGGTCGGTGTCTTCTGTGGTCGGTACGTCACAGAAGTCCCAGAAGGATATTTCGAGCACCTGAGCGATCTCCGAAACGGAAAGCGAAAGGCCAAGGCAGCCTTGACAGAAATCAAGGCTGGTGGTGATGAAGGTGCCAATGTCGTCGTCAGCTCTGGACCTACAAATGGCCCACCTGCCTCTGACGAGCGAGAAGACATCAG CCTTCACAACATGGCAAGCGAGCAGATGACAACGTCATAA
- a CDS encoding hypothetical protein (BUSCO:23220at5125) — MPPSNTKPCHNCRRRRLRCDRSWPTCHKCAVSGQECLGYGKVFVWTQGIDSHGNVNPPPGRRLPDDTDSSASASPPGHYHQLGQGQHHDRPRPQPQPDYSDQHPLARLVQQAQQAAQEAEELKRHQQQPTPRNDESASSSDGNMPWPSPAALTDPLFQDLDRTSRFYLAHFSESVCKDLVVRDTPESNPFRELIPLTRKHPLLFQVLIATSAIHWSNVFRRVTKIPTGIPNPGDYLSVLRSKDLVTHQALIDALTAKQKAMSHLREVLDTLDPAGSEVALAAMHFFIKFDLIDLDKSDNQSWRAHLEGATSIMALLNPDSNPDASSRMLRDRVITDSFIYNILGSTLTSGGLAARVARQAFQFLPVMKRVELTSYLSCPPEILNIILSASELSHEVPWTDQSLGAADKALALIDEALAVDIPAWADYLRQHNITQDLNSRVRLALAHRSAACLYILQALPLVRSLRSIDTDFLLEDVLSNLALIDENDPYFKASSWPTFVAGAETRDPERRTWTLSRLLSIWQICPWGYLFTAIEMLKATWAMQDTRGTDNVNWLHDLRGMGFENLIV; from the exons ATGCCGCCAAGCAACACCAAACCGTGTCACAACTGCCGTCGCCGACGCCTGCGCTGCGACCGCTCATGGCCGACATGCCACAAATGTGCGGTCTCGGGGCAGGAATGCCTCGGGTATGGCAAGGTTTTCGTCTGGACTCAAGGCATTGACTCTCACGGCAACGTCAATCCACCTCCGGGCCGGAGGCTACCCGACGACACTGATTCCTCCGCCTCTGCCTCGCCTCCAGGACATTATCATCAACTGGGTCAAGGTCAACATCATGACCGCCCGAGACCTCAGCCTCAACCCGACTATAGCGACCAGCACCCGCTGGCGCGCTTGGTCCAACAAGCACAACAGGCTGCCCAAGAGGCCGAGGAGTTGAAGCGACATCAGCAACAGCCGACCCCACGCAATGACGAATCTGCGTCCTCGAGCGATGGCAATatgccttggccttctccGGCTGCACTTACAGATCCGTTGTTCCAGGATCTTGACCGCACATCGCGATTCTACCTAGCGCATT TCTCCGAAAGCGTTTGCAAGGATCTCGTGGTCCGGGACACACCTGAGAGTAATCCATTCCGAGAGCTGATACCCTTGACACGGAAGCACCCGCTTCTTTTTCAAGTTCTTATTGCAACTTCAGCTATCCACTGGTCCAATGTGTTTCGTCGCGTCACCAAAATCCCCACTGGCATCCCCAATCCCGGCGACTACCTCTCTGTGCTGCGCTCAAAGGATCTTGTAACTCACCAGGCTCTTATCGATGCCCTGACGGCCAAGCAAAAGGCTATGAGCCACCTTCGAGAGGTGCTCGATACCCTTGACCCGGCGGGGAGTGAGGTGGCACTAGCTGCTATGCACTTTTTTATCAAATtcgatttgattgatttggaCAAGTCGGACAATCAGAGCTGGAGGGCCCACCTCGAAGGCGCTACCAGTATTATGGCACTTCTTAACCCGGATAGTAACCCCGACGCTTCTAGTAGAATGTTGCGGGACCGGGTCATTACTGACAGCTTCAT ttataatattctcGGCTCGACGTTGACCTCAGGAGGGCTCGCTGCAAGGGTTGCACGACAGGCTTTTCAGTTTCTACCTGTTATGAAACGTGTGGAACTGACAAGTTATTTATCCTGTCCTCCAGAGATCCTCAACATTATCCTTTCCGCTTCTGAGCTGTCTCACGAAGTGCCCTGGACTGACCAGTCTTTGGGGGCGGCAGATAAGGCACTCGCCCTGATAGACGAAGCTCTTGCCGTTGACATCCCAGCCTGGGCGGACTACTTGCGGCAACATAACATCACCCAGGACCTCAACAGTCGAGTGCGTTTAGCCTTAGCACACCGGTCGGCGGCATGCTTGTACATCCTCCAAGCGCTGCCACTAGTTCGGTCGTTGCGGTCTATTGATACCGATTTTCTGCTTGAAGACGTTTTGAGCAATTTAGCTCTCATTGACGAGAACGACCCATACTTCAAGGCCTCCTCGTGGCCAACATTTGTGGCAGGGGCTGAGACACGAGACCCTGAAAGACGTACATGGACCCTGTCCCGGTTATTGTCAATTTGGCAGATTTGCCCGTGGGGGTACCTGTTCACGGCAATTGAGATGCTCAAGGCAACGTGGGCGATGCAAGATACACGCGGCACGGATAACGTCAACTGGCTTCATGATTTACGTGGGATGGGATTTGAGAACTTGATTGTTTAA
- a CDS encoding hypothetical protein (TransMembrane:12 (i74-96o102-126i133-155o175-194i201-221o241-261i282-310o330-350i371-389o401-420i450-470o482-503i)), with protein sequence METRSRFKVFADKVAVESEPGLTSTQLMLTNHDLKPVEKERRLWGPWNFVGFWIADSFNINTWMISSAMIVNGLSWWQAWLCVWIGYSITGIFVVINARPGAVYHISFPVINRSSFGIWGALWPVLNRAAMACVWYGVQAYIGGNCVYLMIRSIWKSWENVPNTFSEDAGTDTAHFASFMIFWICSLPALWFPVHQLRHLFTVKAYVVPVAGITFLAWTISRAGGIGPIIKQPNTVHGGDLAWEIVKGIMSSISNFATLIVNASDFSRFAQKPRDALWSQLITIPMGFAITSFIGIIVSSASTALYGRAIWNPLDLLDEFINDGNSAERFGVFFIASSFTLAQVGTNLAANSVSAGNDLTALLPRWINIRRGSYICACLGLVICPWQLLKDSNQFTTYLSAYSVFLSSIAGVMICDYYIVRKGYIDVKELYDGRKEGPYYYTAGFNWRGYAAYICGIVINVVGFADAVGAKNVPIGAVHVYQLNYFCGFGVSMIIYYTLCRLWPVAATSDRWMEVGDEIDDIHLAYDSRSPSYDEENATGGTSKATEDTKQF encoded by the exons ATGGAAACCAGATCAAGATTTAAAGTCTTTGCCGACAAGGTCGCCGTCGAGTCTGAACCTGGCTTGACGAGTACGCAGCTTATG CTTACGAACCATGATCTCAAACCCGTCGAGAAAGAGCGCCGTCTATGGGGTCCTTGGAACTTTGTCGGTTTCTGGATCGCTGACtctttcaacatcaacacttGGATGATCTCGTCAGCCATGATCGTCAACGGACTTTCATGGTGGCAGGCATGGCTTTGTGTTTGGATTGGTTACAGCATCACTGGTATCTTTGTCGTAATTAACGCGCGACCTGGTGCCGTCTACCATATCAGTTTCCCCGTCATCAACAGAAGCTCCTTTGGTATTTGGGGTGCCTTGTGGCCCGTCTTGAACCGTGCTGCTATGG CTTGTGTCTGGTATGGAGTTCAAGCTTACATTGGTGGAAACTGTGTTTACCTCATGATTCGATCTATCTGGAAGTCATGGGAAAACGTCCCCAACACGTTCAGCGAAGATGCTGGCACAGACACCGCTCACTTTGCTTCGTTCATGATCTTCTGGATTTGCTCTCTGCCAGCCCTCTGGTTCCCTGTTCACCAACTCCGGCACCTGTTCACAGTCAAGGCCTACGTTGTTCCTGTTGCCGGTATCACCTTCCTCGCATGGACCATCTCGCGTGCTGGTGGCATTGGTCCCATTATCAAGCAGCCCAACACTGTTCATGGCGGTGATCTGGCTTGGGAAATTGTCAAGGGTATCATGTCGTCAATTTCCAACTTTGCCACGCTTATCGTCAACGCCAGCGATTTCTCCCGATTTGCACAAAAGCCCAGAGACGCCCTATGGTCACAGCTGATTACCATTCCTATGGGATTTGCCATCACCTCCTTTATCGGAATTATCGTCTCCTCTGCTTCTACGGCCCTGTATGGTAGGGCTATTTGGAACCCTCTTGACTTACTAGACGAGTTCATCAACGACGGAAATTCCGCGGAACGCTTCGgtgtcttcttcatcgcaTCGTCATTTACACTAGCTCAGGTCGGTACCAATTTGGCTGCCAACAGCGTGTCAGCCGGAAATGATTTGACTGCTCTTCTCCCCCGTTGGATCAATATACGACGCGGAAGTTATATCTGTGCTTGTTTGGGCCTCGTGATTTGCCCCTGGCAGCTTCTCAAGGACAGCAACCAGTTTACAACATATCTCTCTGCCTACAGCGTATTCCTCAGCTCTATTGCTGGTGTCATGATTTGCGACTACTACATAGTTCGCAAGGGGTACATCGATGTGAAGGAGCTTTATGACGGCCGCAAGGAGGGGCCGTATTACTACACCGCTGGCTTCAACTGGCGCGGTTATGCTGCCTACATTTGTGGAATCGTTATCAACGTCGTTGGTTTTGCCGATGCAGTTGGCGCAAAGAACGTTCCTATTGGTGCTGTTCACGTTTACCAGCTCAACTACTTCTGCGGCTTTGGCGTGTCTATGATTATCTACTATACTCTGTGTAGGCTTTGGCCGGTGGCTGCGACTAGCGACCGCTGGATGGAAGTCGGCGATGAGATTGATGATATACATTTGGCTTATGACTCGAGAAGCCCTTCTTACGACGAAGAAAATGCGACAGGAGGGACATCAAAGGCCACCGAGGATACGAAACAATTCTAG